The window TCTCAAACTTCATTTTGCGATGCGGGTCAAACGCCGCCGCCAATTGCCCGATTCTTGATCCCGTAATCCTGACTTCTCACTCCGTTACGAGGACCCCTGAGTTGAAAATCGATTTGGATTTGGAACGTTGGTCGGTGTTGGATGCCGCCGAACTGTACGAAGTGGCACGCTGGGGAAACGGTTACTTTTCGATCAATGGCGAAGGCCATGTTTGCGTGCATCCCACCAAAGACCCGCAGCGCTCAATCGATCTGAAGCAACTGGTCGATCGCTTGCAATTACGCGGCATCGATTTGCCCATTCTGATTCGGTTCGCCCAAATTTTGAACCATCGCCTGGCGGAAATCCACGGCGTGTTCCAATCGGCAATCTCTGAGCAAAAATACCAAGGCAACTATTGCTGCGTGTATCCCATCAAGGTAAACCAGCAGCGTCAAGTCGTGGAAGAAGTGTTGGAATTCGGCCGGCCCTTTAAGTTCGGCCTGGAAGCCGGCAGCAAGCCGGAACTATTGGCCGTGGTCGCCATGGCCAGCAACGATACGCCGATCATTTGCAACGGCTTTAAAGATGCAGAGTTCATCGAAACCGCCATGCTGGCCCACAAAATTGGCCGCAACATTATTCCTGTCGTCGAAAAATACACCGAACTTGGCCTGATTCTGGAATACGCCGAGAAAATCGGCGTGCGCCCCAAAATTGGCATGCGGGTGAAGCTGGCCGCGCGCGGCGCCGGCCGGTGGCAATCGTCCGGCGGTTATCGCTCCAAGTTCGGGCTGACGGTGACCGAAATCCTGAAGGGGCTGGAGGAACTCAAAAGCCGCGGCATGCAAGATTGCTTCAAGCTGCTCCACTTTCATCAAGGGAGCCAAATCACCAACATTCGGCACATTAAAGCCGCGCTGAACGAAGCGGCTCACGTATATACCGAACTGGTCAGCCGCGGCGCCGGCTTGGAATACATTGACGTCGGCGGCGGGCTGGGTGTCGATTACGACGGCTCGCAAACCAACTTCGAATCGAGCGTCAATTACAGCCTTCAAGAATATGCCAACGACGTCGTGTACCACATTCAACGGGCCTGCGACGACGCCGGCGTAAAGCATCCCACCATTGTTTCCGAAAGCGGCCGCGCCGTGGTGGCCTATCACAGTGTGCTGGTGTTTGGCGTCCTGGGAGTTTCCGAGCAGGGGCAAAACGGCATTCCGCCGCAGTTGCCCCCGGAAGTGGAGCAGCCCCTTTCCGATTTGATGGAAACGTACCAAAACCTCGGCGTCCGCAACATTTTGGAAAGCTATCACGACGCCCAGCAATCGCTCGATAACGCCATGACCTTGTTTTCCCAAGGTTACTTGCCGCTGGATCAACGCAGCCTGGTGGAAAATCTGTATTGGGCCATCTGCCACAAAATTCAAAAGCTGGCCCAGCAAATGGAATTTGTCCCCGAGGAACTGCAAGGGTTGGATTCGCTCCTGTCCGACACGTACTTTTGCAACTTCTCGCTGTTCCAATCGATTCCCGATGCCTGGGCCATCAAGCAGTTGTTCCCCGTGATGCCCATCCACCGCCTTGGGGAGCGCCCCACGCGGTTTTCGGTGCTGGGCGACATCACCTGCGACAGCGACGGCAAGCTCGATCAATTCATCGACCGCCGAGACGTCAAACGCACTTTGCCGCTCCACCAATACGAAGGCAAGCCGTATTACTTGGGTGCGTTTCTTATCGGCGCTTACCAGGAAATCCTGGGCGACCTGCACAATCTGTTCGGCGACACGAACGCCGTGCACGTGTCGATGGATGATTCAGGCGAGGTGATTCTGCAAGCCGTCATCAAAGGCGACACGGTGCGCGAAGTGCTCGACTACGTGGAGTTCGAGCCTGACGCCTTGGTTCGTAGCCTCCGCGACGCCACAGAAGCCGCCGTGCGTGAAAACCGCATTGGCTACGAGGAAGCCGGTCGCTTCCTCAAATTCTATGAAGAGGGGCTCCACGGCTACACCTATTTGGAAGAGCCCGAGCAGCGCTAACAGACCGTGCTAGCATAATCGGGCTTCAAGCAAGGCACGCTATTTACGCCGTCCCCCAGTCGGAATCGCTCTAGGGCGGTGCGCGGCCAACCGATAGAATTCCCGACCTTCCATCGGGCGTTTTCTGCTTTCTGTCCTCCGAAAGGATCGCGTTATGACGAGCCGCGCCGGTTTTACAACCGCGTTCACCTCCGCCATTTGCTGGCTTACGATCGGGCTGCCGCTAACGGCGCAAACCACTCCGCCGCAAGCCACTACTTCCCCCCACTCCACGAATTCCGCTCCGCAGCAGCCTCAAGCAATGCCACTGGCTCCGCCTTCCGGATTCTTGCTTTCCCCAGGAGACGAAGCGAATTTAAATAAACTGCTCACGGACTGGGAGAACGCAAACACCAATATCAGAACGTTCAAATGCACTTTCACGCGCTGGGAATACGATCCGGCCATAGTTGGCGGAAACCCCAATCAGCCGGTGGCCTTGAGCAAAGGAGAATTAAAGTACGCCGCGCCCGACAAAGGCATGTTCAAAGTGGAAGAACAGACGAATTACGTGCCCGACCCCAAGACTGGGCAATTTGTGGAACAAAAAGTTAAACCGACAGAGTGGTGGACGTGCAACGGCAAGTCGATGTTTGAAGTCACGGTGCGCGACAATCAAACGCTGGTGGTGGAAAAGCCTTTGCCGCCGGAAATGCAAGGCAAAGCCATTACCGAAGGACCGCTGCCCTTTGTGTTCGGGGCCAGGGCTGAAACTTTGAAAACCCGTTACTATCTGCGAATGATTACCCCGGCAGCCGCTGCAAAAACCGACGTTTGGCTGGAGGCTTATCCGAAGCTGCAAAAAGACGCCGCCAACTTTTCGCATGTCACCCTGATTTTGAGCAAAGCCGATTTGCAGCCGACGGCCATTCAAATATTCAATCCGGGCGCGAACACTCAAAACCCGGCGCGGACGGTCATTCAGTTGGAAAATCCGTCGATCAATAACCCGTGGGCGCCGCTGGAAAATTTGTTTGACGATTTCGCCCGCCCCAATCCATTGGGCGCCAAACACGTGCTAGAGCAAAATGCGATTCCGCCGCCGGCAACCACACAATTGCCCGCCGGCAACACGACGGATAACAGCCAGGCCAGCCGTGGAAAACCGCCGGCCCGATAATCTTGCCTAGTACGGCATCAGAATCTCGTCAGGATGCACCCCGGTGATCGACTGGAATCCTCCTTCGGCAATCGACTGGCCCAGTTTGGTGACGGTGCGGAAATAGCGGTCTGTGGGCGCACGGCCGGTTAACTTGCGCGTCAAATCTTGGCACAAAACGTCGGCGGCGGTGCGAACTACTTCGTCGTCGGTTCGAGCGGCGTAAAGGCTGGTACACAGGATGGTGACGGCATCCTGAATTTGCTGCGATAAGTAGGCCATGCGGCATTGCCGGTCGGCCAGGGCCAGTTGATGTTTGCGCATGACAGCGTCGATCGCCAAGGGCGAGTGATCCAGACGGTTGGCGGCAAACTCGGCGTGAATTTGCAACGTGGCGGGCATCCCCGGGGGCAACGGGGACATCCGCTTGCGGCTTAACTTTTCGCTCAGCAGCCATTTCAAATAGGGGGGAACGGCTTTGCGCAGCGCCCAGGCGTGGGCGGGATTGAGCGGATTGGGCTTTTTGATGCCGGCCGCGGCCAGCGCTTTGCCAATGGGCTCGTAAAACTTCGTGCCGTGCTGCTTGACCAGTGATTTGAAGAAGGCCATGCCCAGCATTTCCCCCTCGCCTTCGTAAATGCAGGGGGCGAGGAATTCGTGAACGTTGTCGCCGAACATGTGGCCGTGCAGGAAAGAGCGGCCACCGTGGGTTTTCATGAACAGCTCGACGGCGGCTTCCTTCTGGGCTTCGCTTCCGAAGATTTTGGCAATGATGCATTCCATTTCGCCGCGATAACCCTGGTCCAGCAGTCCGGCGCACCATTGCACCAAGGCATCGCAACCGACAATCAGGGCGGCCAGCCGGCCCAGGCGGCGCTGCACCAATTCGCGGCTGGCGATTTCCGCGCCATAGGTTTTGCGGAAGTGGGCCCAAGGAATCATGCTGGCCATCATCAGCCGCATGGTTCCGGCGGCGTTGGCGCACAGCGACACGCGCCCCAGGTTCAGGCCGTGGTAGGCAATCGTCAAGCCATCGCCGCGCGTCGGAGTCAGCAAGTTCTCCGCCGGCACACGAAAGTCTTTAAACAAGATTCCCTGGTTATATGTGTGCTTGAGGGCATACAGGCCATATTTGCGAAGTTGAAAATGCTCGTTTTCCTGCCCCGGCAATTCGACGACTAGCACTGCCGGGCGATCTTCGATCAGACAAACCAGCCCGATGGTGCGGCCTGGCACGACGTTGGTGATGAACAGCTTTTCGCCGTTGACAACAAATTCGTTACCGACACGTTGGGCCCGGGTGCGCAAAGCGGTGAGATCGGAACCGGCGCCAGGCTCGGTCAAGGCGAATGCAGAAAGCCGCTGGCCACTGGCAAGGCCGGGCAAGAATCGCCGCTTTTGCTCCGGCGTGCCGAAGGTGCGGACCGGATCGACCGCGCCGATGCAGCCATGCACCGAGGCTAGGCCGGCCACGGTGGGATCGAGCATTGCCATCCGCGTGAGAAACGTGGCGAAGGAGGCGAACGGCGCCCCGCTGCCGCCATACTGTTTGTCGACCAACAGGCCCCAATATCCGGCGGCCGCTAGATCGGCAAAGACTTGATTAGTGATTTTTTGCTTCTCGTCCAGCAGCGTGCCGGCTGCTAGATGGCGGCGGACCACTTCCAACGATTGCTGCATTACCCGGTCGACTTCCGGCGGCGTGACCGGCGCCTGGCTGGTGAACAACTCGACGGGCAGCTCTCGCTCCCAAACCGCGCGGTGAATGGGGCTGTTGACGGTTTGGAAGCGCGCGGCAAACAGCCCTTCCACCTGATCGTCGGCCTTGTCGACTGCGCCCATGCGGCGCGCTTCCTCCTCGCTTTTGCCGCCGAGCTTCATGGCGGTTTCGGCGAACGAGGCCTGCCCCTCGGCGGCAGGATCATCTACGCCAGAGGTCGCAGAGGGACGCAGGGTGTTGGGCATGGCAAAGCCTGTGGAAGCGGGTGGTGTGGCAAGAGTGACAATCAATTATAGGGCACGGCATTTATTGAACTGTGCGTAAAGTTGGCGGATTGGAGTCAAACGGGCAAGAGCAGAGACTCTCGGTTCCATTTGCCGCGGGACATTTGTCTTGCGCAATTCAACGTGCAATTGACCGATGTTGAACCGCCACAACGACTTGAATTTTGCGCGCTGCAGGGGGCTCACTTCGTTCGACCCCAGCCATCCGGCCGCAAGTGGGGCGCGGTGGGGGAAGAGCAAGCAAGGCTATGCCACGAACGGACGGAAATGGTGGAAATTGGTGAGGTAAAGTTTATCGAGGGAGAAAATCTTTCACTGAACCGAGGCTTGCTATGTCTGAAATCGAACTGAAAACGGCTAAATACATTGAAGCCCTGGATGAAAATCAGAATTCATCGATCATCCCCGCCATAGCCCAGCCGGGCGAATACCCGCATTCAGCAGGGGCTTCCATCAATCGAGCCATCCGTTGGATTTCGTTAGGTATTGGCGGGGCGGCGATTTTATGCTTGGTATTATTGGCCGTACCGTGGCTGAAGGGAATCGGGTTGCCGAAATCGGCCAATGTGATGGACTGGTGGTTGTGGCTTGGTGGAGCAAAATCGGACCAGACCTTTGAAAAGGCGCTGCGCGATAGTGCGGCAAAAAATCAGCAAGAGTGGGAAGAGAAATACAAACAATCGCCGATGTATCAGTTCAAAGGGATTCAACCCATCGACATGAATCCAATGCCGGGCGGGCAATTCAACTGGCAGCCGCAATCGCCAGCCCGCTCCCGATAAAGTGCCTATGTGGCCCACCGCTCCGCTAGCGCGTCGCGGTTAAACACCATAACTGCGAGGGGCTATCCCTATTTCGCCAGGGCGGCTTGGGCGGCGGCGAGGCGGGCGATGGGGACCCGGAACGGCGAGCAACTGACATAGTTCATGCCGATTTTGTGGCAGAAGTGGATCGAGCTGGGGTCGCCGCCGTGTTCGCCGCAAATGCCGATTTTCAAATCGGGCTTGGTGGTGCGGCCTTTTTCCACGCCGATTTGCATCAGTTTCCCGACGCCCGTCACGTCGATCGAGGCGAACGGATTGGTCTTGATGATTTCAGCCTGTTGATAGGCCGGCAGGAACGAGCCGGAATCGTCACGGCTCATGCCCAGGCAGGTTTGCGTGAGGTCGTTGGTGCCGAAGCTGAAGAATTCGGCGGTGTTCGCGATTTCGTCGGCGGTGAGGGCGCCGCGGGGAATTTCGATCATGGTGCCGACCGTGTATTTGAATTTTTTGCCCGTCTCTTTCATCACTTCTTTGGCGACGCGGTGGATGATTTCCACTTGCAAATCCAGCTCGCGCTTGAAGCCAACCAGTGGCACCATGACTTCCGGCTGCACTTTGCCCCCCTCGCCCACCACAGCCGCGGCGGCTTGGAAAATAGCACGGGCCTGCATTTCGGTAATTTCCGGATACTTGATGCCCAGGCGGCAGCCGCGGAAGCCGAGCATGGGATTGAACTCGTGCAGCTCGTGAACACGCTTGTTTACGGTTTCGACCGAAATGCCCAGTTGCTCGGCAACTTCGTGCTGGCCACGGGGGTTGTCATGTTGGGGGAGGAATTCGTGCAGGGGGGGATCGAGCAGGCGGATGCACGCCGGGCGGCCGGCCAAGGCGCGGAAAATGCCTTCGAAATCGCCTTGCTGCAGCGGCAATAGTTTGTCGAGCGCGCGTTTGCGATCTTCCAGGGTTTCCGACAGGATCATCTGGCGGACGGCGATGATGCGATCGCCTTCAAAGAACATGTGCTCGGTGCGGCACAGTCCGATGCCGTCGGCCCCAAAGGCGATGGCGTTTTCGACCTGATCGGGCTGATCGGCGTTGGTGCGCAGGCCGAGTTTGCGGTACTTGTCGGCCAGCTTCATGATGAAGTTGTAATACTGGTAGGCTTTGCTTTCGCTGGGGTCGAGCGAGCGGCTGATGAGGACTTGCTTGAGCTCGCTGTCGGCGGTTTTGATGGAGCCGCAGAATACCTCGCCGGTGGAACCGTTGATGCTGATGGCATCGCCCTCGCGCAGGGTGTGGCCTTTGCAGGTGAGCGTGCCGGCGTGGTAATCGATGTGGATGTCGCCGGCGCCGGCCACGCAAACTTTGCCCATTTGGCGGGCGACCAGCGCGGCATGGCTGGAAACGCCGCCGCGACAGGTGAGAATGCCTTCGCTGGCGATCATGCCGCGGAGATCTTCCGGGCTGGTTTCGATGCGGGCCAGCACGACTTTTTCGCCTTGATTGGCCCATTGTTCGGCCTTGGTCGCGCTGAATACCACTTTGCCGGAAGCGGCGCCAGGACCGGCGGCCAAACCGGTGGCCAGCAAGCGGCCGGAATTTTTGGCGTGTTCGTAATCGTGCCGATCGAAGATGGGCTGCAGCAGCTGATTCAACGCTTCCGGGTCGCCGCTGCGGATGGCGTGCTCGGGGGTCATCAAGCGTTCGTGGACCATGTCGTGCGCGATTTTGACGTAGGCCAGCGCGGTGCGCTTGCCGTTACGGGTTTGCAGCATGTAGAGCTTTTTCTTTTCGATCGTGAATTCAAAATCTTGCACGTCGCCGAAATTCTTTTCCAAAGTCTTGCGGACTTTTTCCAGCTCTTTGAACGCTGGGCCGATGATCGGGTCGTGCGACATTTCGGCCACGGGCTTGGGAGTGCGGACGCCGGCTACGACGTCTTCGCCCTGGGCGTTGACCAGGTATTCGCCGTAAAAAACGTTTTCGCCCGTGGCGGGGTCGCGGGTGAAGGCGACGCCGGTGGCGCAATCGTCCCCCATGTTGCCGAAGACCATACTTTGCACGTTGACGGCGGTGCCCCATTCGTCCGGAATTTTGTACTTTTGGCGATACAGGATGGCGCGTTCGTTCATCCAGGAGCCGAACACCGCGCCGATGGCGCCTTGCAGTTGCTCGAACGGCGTGGCGGGAAATCCCTGACCGGTGCGCTCACGGATGAGGGCTTTGAATTTTTGGACCAATTCCTGTAGGTCGGCCTCGTTGAGCTGGGTATCTTCCTGTACACCGCGCTCGCGCTTCATGTGATCCATGACTTCGTCAAACGGTTCGTGCTCATGCTCGTGGCGTTTTTGCACGCCCATCACCACGTCGCCGTACATTTGGACGAAACGGCGATAGGAATCCCAGGCAAAGCGGCCGTTGCCAGTGGCGGCTTTGAGCGCTTCGACCGTTTTGTCGTTGAGGCCCAGGTTGAGGATGGTATCCATCATGCCGGGCATGGAATCTCGCGCGCCGGAGCGGACGGAAACGAGCAGCGGATTTTTGGTATCGCCGAATTTTTTACCGGTTTCTTTTTCCAGCCAGGCGACGGCGGTTTTGACGTCGTTCAATAGCGCCGGGGGATACTTCTTGCCGTTTTTGTAGTAGTACATGCAGACTTCGGTCGTGATGGTGAAGCCCGGCGGAACGGGCAGCCCGATGCTGGTCATGGCGGCCAGATTGGCGCCTTTGCCGCCCAGCAGCGGCTTCATGCTGCCATCGCCGTCGGTGCGCGACTTGCTGAAGTGATAAATCATTTTGCCGACTTTGCCGCCGGACGATTTCTTTCCGCTTTTGGAATGCGGCGCGCCGTTTTTGGACGCCTTAGCGGAAGATTTGGAAGCAGACTTTTTGCGGCGCTTGGTAACGGTCGCCATGGTTGATTTATCCTTTGGTCAGTTTTTTGGCGGGCAGATTTCTAGCGGTGAATATACTTCGATTTTAGCACGAACGGCGCTGCACCGAAGATGCACCGTCAGGCGGAAGGTTGCCGATTTTTATAGGCAACGCAACGTGCGTAAAAGCATTGCATCATCGAATCCGCGAGTGTATCAGCGGGGTGGAGGAGCGTCAAGGAATCGCGAGAAATGCGGCGATTTCCGACTATAATATATGTTCAAAAACAGTTACTGCGAACGCGAATCAAGAAAAGCTGAACGGATTCAGCAGCCAGACGCCAAATTGGGCAAGCACGCTATTGCTTCTCCAGAGCGAGAGGCGTCCATCTAGGTTAAAATTCGTGACGGGCGTTTTAAGGCTCAAAACGAATCGGCCGCACCGCAAGACGATTTTAATTATGTTTCGATTTGGATTCATCATCGCTTTGGAAATGGCCAGCCTCAGCGGATGTATGAAATCTAATCCGAACGATCAACACGACTGCATCGCGTTGGTCCGAGAATTTCACGGAGCAGCAGGCCCTTGGGCAGTTGCCGGGTTCCGGATAGGCGAGCGTGCCTTGAAGGAATTGAATCTGCCCCGGCAAAGTTTCTCGCTGGCGGTGGTTCATTATTCGCCGGCAGAAGTTCAATACTCATGTATCGCCGATGGTGTTCAAGCAGCGACCGGAGCCAGCCTAGGCAAGTTAAATTTGCGGATCGAGAGCGCCGCGGTCGATGATTTGAGAACCGTCGTTGAAGATCGGAAAACAGGACGCAGATTAACCTTCAAACTTCAGCCGAAGTTTGTCCAGTCCATTCTGGACGTGCCGACAGACAAACTCGAATCGGAAGGACAGCGTGTGGCTGGCCTACCGGATGACGAGATCTTCACCTTTGCAGAAACAACGTCATCCAGCAACGCAGAGAAATAGCCCACAGCCGATGATCGCCACGCCGGCATAGCGAATCAACTGAGGCGTTCCAAAACGCTGTGCGGATAATCCCAGGGCGATGCCGCACAAGTGCAATAGCAGCGTGGAAAAGATAAATCCCAGGCCGTAAAGCAGACCGGAGGCGGTGTCCGGCATTTCCGCACCGTGAGCGTGGCCGTGAAATAGTGCGAACAGACCGACAATCAACACGCTGACCAATAAAGGCAAGCGTATCGCGGCTGCAATCAGCACGCCAAGAATTAAAACAGAAGCCACGATGCCTTGCTCCACAAACGGAAGAGCGTGCCCCATCATGCCCAGCCAGCCGCCAAGTGCCATGACAGAAACAAACGTGAGCGGCACTAGCCAAATTGCTTTACCACCCCGCTGGGCAGCCCACAAGCCAACGGCAACCATCGCACAAATATGATCCAGTCCCGTTACCGGGTGAATCACCCCGTTCATAAAGCCGCTTGTTTCGCCGATGCCAGTATGAGCATGTGCGACGGACGGAAACAAACAAGCTACTAACGCAAATAACAAACAGTTGGCGGTGCGTTTCATCGTGTTACCTTGGTAGTTGTGCGGGTTCACCGCCTTCTATTGTAGCCAATTCTGCAAAAATTTCAGAGTCGATTGTATCCGCGAAAAAATGTGTTGAACCATCACACATCACGAAATTCATCCCATTGCCGTGATTACTGCCCCAGCCGCGGCGGCACGGCAGGGATGATCCTTGGCCGCCTTGGGCAACACAGCCGTCGTAGTCTCCCATCCATGTTCGGCTTTGTGGAGTGGCAGAAGAGAGTGCGAAATGGGCATAGGAATACGCCCAAAACGTGCGAAACGAAAAATCGGTGCGGGTCGTGCTTTCGCCGGCCATCAGCGTGTTCGAGATGCCGTCTGTAATGGTTTTGAAGCTTTCGGCTTTGAATCCAAAAATGCCAATGGTGTGAATGGGCCCACGCCAATTGACCGGGTACTGCTGAATATCGCCGGTATCCAGAAATTGAAAGCCGTCGCTGCGGCCCGTTACGGCGCGATACGACCCGGGCATGTATTGCAGATTGAGTGCCGCTCCACAAGCGGGACCCGTGGCCGGAACGCCCAGTTGGTGGGTGTCCAAATCGGACGGGCAAACATACAGGCCTACGAATGTCTGCCGCATGGGAATGTTTTGATACGATTCGTTGAACACATCAAAGTCGTACTGCGAATACGACGCTTGTTCCTCTAAATATGGCAGCAGCCAAATCAGCCAATTCGGACCATCTTGCGACGGAAAGCCGGCGGTGCCCGGCAGTGCATCGCCATAGCACACGCCGGCGGTTTTGGTGACATTGCCCGGCGGCAACACGCCGTTGGCATTAGAATAGCTATGCGCGGCGATGCCAATTTGCTTCAAATGATTGGCGCATTCCAAGCGGCGGCCGGCTTCGCGGGCAGATTGAACCGCCGGCAACAATAGCGCGATCAGCACGCCGATGATGGCCAGCACCACCAGCAATTCGACAAGCGTAAAACCTGGCGGCGGTTGTGTGTGCTTTGCAGCCATGCGGGCACGCAACTCTTAATCTGGCTTTGATTCAGCATCGGATATTTTAAGTCGAGCGACACTCGCCAGCGCCGCTGCCAATCCCAAAAGTGCAAGTGCGGGCGGCTCCGGCACGGTCGCCGACGCTTGCACGCCGGATGGCTTGAGCAGATTTAACAGCGCCTGCAAATCCGCATTGTTGACTACGCCATCGTGATTGATATCGCCGATGGCCAACGTGTCCGCAGGGGTTAAATCGTGATTAAATTCGTATGCCGGCAGATCAGCCAGGGCATTTTCCATCGCCAACACATCCGCGCTGTCGAGTTGGCCGTCGAAACTAAAATCGCCGAGCACGCGAACTTCACTCACCGTCGTGGGGTCCATTACCCAGACTTCGTAGCTGCCGGTTGTCGAGCCGAAGGGAGGCGAGCCCTCCTGATCGAAAATGCCCGTTACATTGAACAGACCCGTAGGTGCATTGGCTGGCGTGAATGCGGAATTGGTCCCCAGTTGCACCGTAAATGGCCGTCCCGCGTTATCCTCCACCGTAACAAATCCGTTCGATTGCCAGTTGGCAGCCTGGCCGGGAACTAATTGCACATCTTCCAACCGCACCAGCGTGGATTGATAATGTTCGCCGCCCGTGGCCCGCGTGGGGTCAAACAAAACGGTGTTCGTGGAATTGTCCCAAATATCCGCCAAGTGCAATGGCGTGGGGTCTGGTAAGGCGATATGCGACAAAACAACCATGTTGAATTGAGTGTTGGGATTGATTTCGTGCTCTTCGTTGATGTTGAACTTGCCGCCGAAATCCAGCCCGCCTTGGGCTTCAATCATTACCAAATCGCCCGCTTGAATCGTGTTGTTATTGCTGATGCGATTCACATCGTCGACCCAGCCGCTGGTCGAATAACTCAGGCCCGGATCGTACGTACTCGGGTCACCAAAAAAGTAGGGGGGAATGTTGGCATAATTCTGCGAAGCATAAACCGCCGCGCCTCCAAAATCGCCATCGTTGTTAATGTTCACGGTCTGAACGAAAATCTGCCAGTAAGGATTAGGATTAAAGGGACTTAATGCGGGCGGTTGTGCCGTGGCGGGCGTCGCCATGCTGTCGGTCATATCGCCGGGGTTATTCAACACAATCCCCACGAGCTTGATGGGAAACTGATTCGATGGGTACGTCGAGTTGCCGTTTCTGTCCACCGTTTCAAGTGCGCTGAAGTCAGTAAACGGGAGTGGACTCCAATACGGGCTTGTTGAACCAGGCGGATCTGGCGGGTGTGCCGACGTCGGCATCGGGCTGCCTTGGGCGAACGCATCGTTAGTGAATGACACTACACACAGCATGGCGACTACTACACAACTAAATTTCAACACAGCGGGCTCTCCCTGGATTAGCTTTAGTTGGCGATTCGCCGCGCTTAACGCAAATATGGCGCCATGTCTTTGAACGAACGGTTTTGCGGTTTTTGTCGTGTTTTTTTGGTGCATTGTGAACAACGAGAATTCGCTGTATAACACCTTTTCGTTATTAACAACGGAATTTCGTTGCTGAATGGAGGCACAATGAACGCCGCTTCCTTGCAGTCGATTGCAACAGCGGTCGCCCAGGAACGCACTCTGAAAGCGGTCCTCAGTGGCATCGTGAGAGAATTGGCAGGCCAGCCCAATGTCGCTCTCACCCGCATCTGGCTGTTGAGCATGAATCATCGCTGCGATGTTTGTTCGCACTTGAACCATCAAGATCGGTCGCTGCATCTGGTTTCAAGTGCCGGCACGCCGCTAAGCGCCCGCACGCCAGATTGGTCAGCGGTCGACGGCAAGTTTCATCGCGTCGAGTTGGGTTCTGGGAAGGTAGGTCACATTGCCGCTAGCGGTGAATCGGTATTGTTGGAAAACACCGCTGACGATCAACAATGGATTGTCGATCAACGCTGGACTGCCG is drawn from Pirellulales bacterium and contains these coding sequences:
- a CDS encoding dockerin type I repeat-containing protein, which codes for MDRNGNSTYPSNQFPIKLVGIVLNNPGDMTDSMATPATAQPPALSPFNPNPYWQIFVQTVNINNDGDFGGAAVYASQNYANIPPYFFGDPSTYDPGLSYSTSGWVDDVNRISNNNTIQAGDLVMIEAQGGLDFGGKFNINEEHEINPNTQFNMVVLSHIALPDPTPLHLADIWDNSTNTVLFDPTRATGGEHYQSTLVRLEDVQLVPGQAANWQSNGFVTVEDNAGRPFTVQLGTNSAFTPANAPTGLFNVTGIFDQEGSPPFGSTTGSYEVWVMDPTTVSEVRVLGDFSFDGQLDSADVLAMENALADLPAYEFNHDLTPADTLAIGDINHDGVVNNADLQALLNLLKPSGVQASATVPEPPALALLGLAAALASVARLKISDAESKPD
- a CDS encoding HupE/UreJ family protein, whose product is MKRTANCLLFALVACLFPSVAHAHTGIGETSGFMNGVIHPVTGLDHICAMVAVGLWAAQRGGKAIWLVPLTFVSVMALGGWLGMMGHALPFVEQGIVASVLILGVLIAAAIRLPLLVSVLIVGLFALFHGHAHGAEMPDTASGLLYGLGFIFSTLLLHLCGIALGLSAQRFGTPQLIRYAGVAIIGCGLFLCVAG
- a CDS encoding DUF1559 domain-containing protein — translated: MAAKHTQPPPGFTLVELLVVLAIIGVLIALLLPAVQSAREAGRRLECANHLKQIGIAAHSYSNANGVLPPGNVTKTAGVCYGDALPGTAGFPSQDGPNWLIWLLPYLEEQASYSQYDFDVFNESYQNIPMRQTFVGLYVCPSDLDTHQLGVPATGPACGAALNLQYMPGSYRAVTGRSDGFQFLDTGDIQQYPVNWRGPIHTIGIFGFKAESFKTITDGISNTLMAGESTTRTDFSFRTFWAYSYAHFALSSATPQSRTWMGDYDGCVAQGGQGSSLPCRRGWGSNHGNGMNFVMCDGSTHFFADTIDSEIFAELATIEGGEPAQLPR